CTCCACCAAGCCCCAATTTTTGAACGCCTCCTAGTTGAAGACGGCATTCACCTGCGCAAGTACTGGTTCTCTGTATCTGATGAAGAACAGATTGAACGCTTCCAAGATCGCCTGAGTGATCCGCTGCGCAGATGGAAACTCTCACCAATGGATCTGCAGTCAATTACCCGGTGGGAGGATTACTCACGTGCAAAAGATGAGATGTTCATCCACACCGACATCCCTTCGGCACCGTGGTACACCGTGGAATCTGAAGACAAGAAGCGTTCGCGTATCAACGTAATTTCGCATCTGCTCTCCACGATTCCTTATGAAAAGATCGATCGACCGTTGCCGGAGATCCCTCACCGACCAGATTCTGAATCTGATTACGTGCGTCCTCCACGTGATGAGTTCCGTTATGTCCCAGATGTGGCAGCACATTTGGAAGAAAAACGCATTCAAAAGGAAGAGAAATCCAAGAAGAAGGATTCCGAGAAGGGTAAAGGCAAAAAGAAGTCCAAGAAATAGATGGGGCAGCCTAGCTTTCAATCACACGGTCTAATCCCTGCTCAATAAGAAGCAACTTTGGAGGGAACGTATATGCGAATATTCGTTCTGAAATGCTCGCCAGCCATTTTGGTCGAATATTTGCACTAAGGTGAGCGGTTCGTGCAAATATTCGTTCGATTTAGAGCTTCACTTATGCTAGGTAATCCGATTCTTGATCAGCAAACCTACAGGTTTCACAATTGCCCCACTAGCCCCAAAATAGGCACCCGTCATAATCGCCCTCAAGCGCTCAAACAGGCGCAATCCATACAAAGAGTCATGCGCCATACTCCGACCCCTTAAATCGCCTTCTACAGCTTGGGTGCCCAAACCCCCAAGCTGCAGATGAAGCCCTTAACTGTTCAACAGCTTATCCAGCACCACGACAACACCCTCATCGACGTTGGATGGAGCAATTTCGTCTGCTAATTCCAAAATGTCCGGGTGGGCATTGGACATGGCATAGGATTTTCCGGCAGCCTTGATCAATTCAGTATCGTTCAAATAATCGCCAAAGACTAAGGTTTGGGATTCTTCCAGGCCTAAAGCGTCGCGCAGTTTTGCTAAAGCCTGACCTTTGTTGGCTGAAGGATCCATAACATCTACCCAATGTTGGCCGGATACGACAACGTTGGCGTTGGGTGCGGCTGCCCGGATGATTGGAGCACAGTCCTTTTCGGCATCTTGGAAAGTAAAGATAGCGACCTTGATTACTTCATTATTGACTGCTTCGTGGAGGTCTTTAACCTCTTCGATAGAAACGTAATATTTCAAACCTTCAGCGCGGAAGGCGTCGTCATTGCGTTCAACATAGGCGCGTTCTGGGCGGCAGACAACTACTCCCATATCGATTTCAGACGCGCGTACGGCATCAATGATTGAGTGAACAGTGTCGTTATCGAGGGTGGTCAAAGAGATAATTTCGCCATTGTGGGCTACGACGGTGCCATTCTCTGCGATATAGGAAATGGGTTCACCAACATGCTGGAATTGCTTTTGTAGGGTGGCTAGTTGGCGGCCACTGGCAGGGGCGAAAGCGATACCTTTTTCACGCATTTGTTTCAGAATGTCCCAAAATTTCTCTGGAACTTCGTGGTGGGTGTTTAAAAGCGTGCCGTCCATGTCTGTCGCGACGAGGCGAAAGTCCATTTGTTTGGATTCCTTTCCGATTATGTCTCGATTTCCCATTCTGTCACACCGGACTTGGTTAAACACGCGCGCAGAATCCCTGTGATGTGCCACACTGGTTTTCATGACTCAAGTTGTTAATACATTCATTCAGCAATCCACTGGTGTGGTGGAACTTAATCGTCCTAAAGCTCTTAACTCGCTTAATCAGGAAATGATTGACATTGTTTCGAAAGCGCTCGATGCCTGGGTGGATGTTGATCAGGTGAAACAGGTGCTTATCTATTCCACTTCTGAGCGTGCCTTTTGCGCGGGCGGGGACGTACGGGCAGTGCGCGAAAGTGTCCTGAATGGTGATGTAGCTGCGGGGGATAAGTACTTCACGGATGAGTTTGTGATGAACAATGTGTTGGGAACGTATCCAAAGCCTGTGATTTCTGTTATCAACGGCGTGGCGATGGGTGGCGGTTTGGGAATTTCAATCCATGGCTCCCACCGCATCATTACCGGAAACGCTTTTGCATCGATGCCCGAAATGGCGATTGGATATGTCCCTGATGTCGGGTTCACTTATTTCGCGCAGCGTGCATCTTCGCTGGCTGTCGCTACATTTTTGGCTACTACTGGCTGGCTTATGAGCCCCGCGGATATGTTGTGGGCAGGTGTTGCAACGCACTATATCGATGCAGAAAACACCCAAGTATTCATTGACACGGTCATTGGCGATTCGCTCGATGCGGCGCTGGAAAAATTCTCCACGCAACCAAAAGACAGCAGCGAGCTGGCCGGCCTTACCAGCCAGATTGAGGAGACCTTTGGGTTAAGCTCTTGGGCGCTTATCGACGCCTCCCTCCGGTCCCACCCTGACCAATCATTTGTCTCTAAGACTCGTGAGCTTTTGGCTTCTGCGGCTCCCGCTTCGGTAGTGGCAACAGTAAAACTCATGCACCAAAACAGTAAAGCAACCACTCTGCGAGAAGGATTAGACAATGAACTAGCGATGTCACTGTTTATGATCCGTCAACCGGATTTTGTTGAAGGTGTGCGTGCTGTGTTGGTGGATAAGGATCGAAACGCATCTTTTACACCTGATAATTTTGAAGATGTTGATGAGTCACAATTCATAAAATAGCCCAACTTTTGATAGCGTAGCAGTGGCTCTTTCGATTGATGGGGCCACTGTATACACAATGCTTGAAGAAGGGTAGGGCAGTGAAGCCGCTGGGCAAGATCGCCGTTCCCTGGGCGTGGTACCTGGGAATTGTTGGGATCATCATTTTCGATGTGGTAGCAGCAATAACCATGCTCGCCCTCGTGCCAACAAAAATGCCCGACAGAGTAAACAGCGGACTTGTTGCTTTAGGTGGTTCTTACGCGCCCCCGATGAATCGAGAAACGTTGGTGGCTAGAGTCATCGCCGGTGCGGTGCTGATTCTGGTTATTTCCCTCGGGGTGTCGTTGCTGATTTCTGCGCAATCTAAAAACCTTGCGGCAGACCATCCGGAAGCTTCCGCAGTGCAATTAGCCAGGCGCTGGTCCTTTTTGAACAATATCCAAAGCTGCATTGGGTGGTTCAGTTTCTTTTTGGCAGCGATTTTAAGTATTTCTGCCCTCAGACTTAATGGGCCTGGTGTTGTCGGACATTTTGAGATGGCAGTGTATATCATCGCGATCGCAGTACTTGCCTGGACATTGATGGTGTCTTTGCGGCGAGGGCAAATGCTGATTGATCGTGCGATTCCGATTCGTGAAGATGATTCCCAGTTGAAGTGGGGGATCATCTACCACGATGCCTCCGACAAGCGGGTGTTTGTAGAACTCGAAGACGGCCACACGACTGTCATCAATATGGCCCGCGGGGGAGCCTGGCTTTTAATCGGTGTGATGGTGTTGCCAGCGTTAGCCGTCGTCGCGTGGGTTCTCCTGGGAAATTAACCCACTTTTATCAGGCGATCTCCTTCAAAAGTGACATTGATTTGTTGACCTTCGACGGTGATCGCAAAGCCATCGAAGGGGAGTTCGCGGTGTGCAGCGTAGGAGGCTACGGCACGGCGAGCATCAATATCACTTGGTAGCCGGTGGTACAAGGTTGCTTCCACTGCCGCATGCGAGGCTGGTGGGAGGTGAAGTCGTGGATGATCAAGAAGTAGGACCACGGCAGTGCCATCTTCTTGGCGAACCACAGCGTGGGTCCACACTCGCAGTACCTGTTTAGCCACGTCAATAAGATCGAAGGCTTGGGCTTGATCAACAGTGATTTCTGGGTTGGTTAAAAGGAGAAGTCCGTTGTCGTAACCGAAACGAGCAAGACCAGCGGTGGCTTGCCCGTCGAGTTCACGCAATGACCACGCCCATACCCATCGGGATCCATCGATAACTGCCAAAGGTAGGGCGCGGACTTGGTGTTCGTTTTCTACGGTCGCAACGTTAGTGTCTGAATTAAATGTGACATTGTGAGAGGAAGAGATGGCGTCGAAAAGCAATTGGTGCTCAGCGGACATGAAGGCCGCATCTGCGCGCACATCGCGTAAGCCCAGCCCACCTGTTATTTCGATGATTTGTCCCTCTTGCAGCAAAATTGAGGTGCCGTCGCTGAAAGCGATGCGGTTGTGTTCAAACCGGATGCCTAAGTTTCGGAATGCTGCGAAAGAGCTTAAAGCTCTTTTGTGATCCATGCCGGGCCGCAGTCGAGGTAGTGCTTCGATGAGGCCGCGGCGGGCGTCGTCAAGCTTAGGGGTGTGGTTGATGATAACTAGGGCGCTGCGGCCGTTGCACAGAGGTGCGATAAACGCTGGCGCATTGTTATACAGCGTGCGTGCTGCGGTGATCAGATCGTCATGAAGAGGCTGCACACCGTGTAATTCCGGGATACTTAAGTCCTGGCCGCGGGTGCTGACCCATTCTAATTCTTGGCCGTCAATCCACGCGATGACCTCACCCGTGGTATCAAAATGCGCGCCCGCAGCCCGATTGATGCGCACATTGGCGGAAGTGGCATCGTCGGAAAGATTAAACTCAACTCCAGTAACACGACCTAATTGGGCAGCAAACGCCTGGTCAATGCATGATTGGCCGAGGACGCCGTCGGTGATGACATCGATGAGGGACGTGGGGCGCGGAATTTCCATGCCTTTAAGGATATGCGCGATAAAAATTTTTGGGGATTTTGGGGCAGGTTGTTACAAATTCATCTATCTGTGAAGATATGACAAGTGCATGTAGAAAATTATGCATAACGAACAGGAAGAGTAAACAGTGCGTAAAGGAAAGTCCAGCGTCCTCTCAGTTGCCGTTGCTTGTTCAATCGGATTCGGAATGACCCTAGCGGGTACCGGCGTCGCCACAGCGCAAGAAGCTGCGTATGACTACGGCATGGATCCGAGTATGAACTACAACCCAATCGACGACATCAAAGACCGCCCAGAAGGCTTGACCAATCTTCCTTATTTTGGAAGTAAATTAACCAGCTGGGGATCCTCCGATGCCAGCGCGTCATCTGGTTTTGTGACCTCAGCTCGACCGCAGTACACCGATCCGCGGTACCCCGATGGCAAAGATGCATTGCCCAAAGCAACAATCGATATGAATCCTGAAGTGCTGGCACGACTGGAACGATTCGTCGGAGTAGACGGGGATCGCATCCGCCAGATCAACGCGTATTCGCCATCCATGGGTCGAACCATCCCGCTCGTGTGGGTCGTTCCAGAAGATACCTCAGTACCACGCCCAACCGTGTACGCGCTTGGAGGCGGTGACGGTGGCCAAGGTGGACAAAACTGGGTATCTAGCACCGATCTGGATGAGCTGACCAGCGAAAACAACCTCAACCTCATCTTGCCGATGCTCGGCTCTTACAGCTTCTTTGCTGACTGGGTAGGCGAAAGCGAAGACATGGGCGGGGCGCAACAGTGGGAAACTTTCCTCACACACGAACTGCCTGAGCCGCTAGAAGCGGCCATCGGGGGAGACGGGCAACGCAGCATCCTAGGCATGTCCATGTCCGGGGGCTCGGTGCTTAACTTTGCGACGCACAACCCCAACTTTTACTCATCTGTCGGCTCATTTTCTGGATGTGCCGAAACCAATTCATGGATGGGACGACGCGGCATCGCAGCCACCGCCTACAACGGCAATGTTGTGCCAGAACAGATCTTTGGAGAAGTAGACAGCGATTACTCTCGCTACAATGATCCTTTGCTCAACGCCGCGAAACTAGAAGAACAAGACAACCTCTATATCTTCTCCGGCTCCGGCATCTTCTCTGAAATTGATGTCATCGGTGACAATGCACCAATCGATGAGGATGCATTTAAAAACCGCGTGCTTGTCGGATTTGAGATCGAAGCAATGTCCAATACATGCACCCACAACCTCAAAGCCGCAACTGATCAAATGGGCATTGAAAACATCAACTATGATTTCCGCCCAACCGGAACCCACTCATGGGACTACTGGAATGAAGCACTTCATCGCTTCTACCCACTCATGATGCAAGGGTTTGGCCTTGATGGTGGCCCTATTCCGACTTACAACCCGAACGGCGTAACCTCCAGCGAGTCTTCTTCAGAGCTTTCCTCTGACGTAAGCCTTGGTACCGTAATCGGAAGTGCAACAGGTAGCTCCCAAAGCTCCGAGGTTGGCAGCAGTGTCCGTGAAGTAATTGCAGGAAGTTCCGGATCTAGCCAATCCGCTGGAAGCTTCTACGAATAAGAAAAAAATGTGGTGTCTTTGATAAGACACCACATTTTTTATCTCTTGATCCAACTACACGCCCGACGGATCAATGCAACCCCATCTTCAACATCCCGAGGCTCAGGGTGCCGATAAAAAGTTTGCAAAGAAGTAGCAATAGCTGCCGCATTCAAGTGAATCAAAATAGCAGCATCAAACTCATCGAGGTGTGGATCCCTCGCTCTCAGGAATTTCACCAACGGATCAATCAACACATCTCTGTCGAGGCTGCAGGTGGTTGACTCTAGAGTTTCTAAGATCTCACCGATGCGAAACATAGCGCTGAAGGAATTCAACTCACTATCGCCATCGCGCAAATGGGTGACAACTAACTGTTCGATAGCATCCCTGGGATCGAGTTCAACTGGCAATTTATCCAACTGCGCAGTTAATTCTTGAACCCGAATAACCATGAACTCAAACAGAGCATCTTCCCGCGACTGGAAATAGTTATGAAAAGTTCTGGGGGAGACCCCGGCTGCCGCCGCTATCGAGGCAACCGTGAGCGCCTCGGGGCCGTCAAACAAGGCAATCTTAGCCGCAGCGCGTGATAACGCTGCCCGCGTAGCAGCCTTTTTAGTTTCTCTAAGCCCCGACACCTGCATTTTCCTTCAATTCCTTGGTGCGAGTTTCATCCAACTCAGTCAGACCCTCGCCCTCAACATCAACGTTTGGAAGGATCTTATCCAACCACTTAGGCAGCCACCAAGCCTTGTCATCCAGCAAGAACATCGTGGCTGGGATGATCATCATGCGAACGATGAAGGCATCGAAGAACACAGCAACAGCCAGCGCAAAGCCCATGGTCTTAATAAACGCCATGTCTTGTGCCATAAACGCGGCGAACACCGAGACCATGATCAGCGCTGCAGCGGTGACCACGCGGGCACCATGCTTGAAACCATTCGATGTTGCATTTCCAGCTGTCTTGCCCTTGGTAAAGCCTTCACGCATGCGGGTTACTAGGAAGATCTGGTAATCCATCGCTAGACCAAACACCAGGCCGATGAGCATGATTGGGAGGAAGGATAGCAGCGGCTGTGGATCGTTAATGAGGCCGAAAGCGCCTTCCTGGAAGATAGCCACCGTTGCACCAAAGGTTGCGATAACTGATAAACCGAAGCCAAGAGCTGCGATCAAAGGCACCCAAATGGAACGGAACACCAGCAACAGCACGAGGAATGCAAGCACCAAAACGATAAGCACATAAGGAACGAGGACGTCGCCGAGACGCTCAGAAATGTCATCATAGATTGGGGTCACACCAGTGACTCCGTATGTTGCACCAGTTTCATCTTCGAAGCTTTGAACATCTGCGCGCAAGGTAGCCAATGTGTCAGAAGTGCGCTCGTCGATGGCATCGAATTCTGGAGTAATCAGAATCTGTGCGGTATCGAAATTCTCAGTGGTTTGGGTGATCTGAGCATTCTTTACACCATCGGTGTTTAAGAATTGCTCGACTGCTTGGCCGTATACCAAGGGGCGTTCTTCCTCTGAGACGTTCGTGGCGTCGACAAGCGCAATCATGGGCGCATTGCGGCCCGGGCCGAACGCATCTGCCGTCAAATCATAGGCGGTGCGTGGCGCGCTGCCCAGCGTGGCCGTGCCGTCAGTCGGCATGGCCAGGCGCATATTGGTCGCAGGAATTGCGATTGCACCGAGCAAAACGACGCCAACCAGCAGGTATGCAACCGGCATCTTGCGCACAAGGCGAACCCACTTCAGACCCATCGTGGGTTTTTCATCCTCAGGGTCTGGAACCTTAGGCCCTGGCACGCGCGCGGCGAAAATGCGAGTGCTAAGCAATCCGAGAAGTGCTGGGAGGAACGTGAGCGCAACAAGCACCGCGATGGCAACAGTAATCGCAGCTGCAATCGCCATGACGGTAAGGAATGGAATATTAATAATCGACAGAGCAACCAGCGCGATCAACACCGTGGTGCCTGCGAAGACAACCGCAGAACCCGCAGTACCCACAGCCATACCCATCGCGTGCGCACGCGTCGCTAGAGGCATGGTGCGCAAACGCTGCGCCAATTCCTTTGGCTCCAAATCATTAGAACCAGTCTGCGAAATCAACTCATTGCGGAAACGCGACACAATGAACAACGCGTAGTCGATACCGACCGCAAGACCGATCATCGAAGCCAAAGTAGGCGTCATATCGTTGACAGAATCAGTAAATGCTGTTGCCAACTGAATGCCCATGATGCCGATACCCACGCCAATAATCGCAGAAATCAACGGCATACCAGCGGCAATAAATGAACCGAAAGTGACGATCAGAACAACGGCGGCAACTAGCAGACCAATGAGCTCAGAAGTCATATTCAAGCTGGTTGCAGCAGCTCCAAAGACGTTGCCGTTGTAGACAACCGTGAGGTCGCCGTCATCGTATTCATCAAGAATGTTGGTGACTTTTTCGCGATCCTCCACAGAGACATCCATGGCGGTATCAGCATCAAAAGTCATGGAGATAATGCCAGTGGTTTCATCCGGGCTAAGCGGGCTCACCGCCTCAATATCAGCTGCGATCTTTTCTGCAGGAACACCCTGAGCTTCCAGAGCAGGAGTCATTTGAGCAGCAAGACCTTGGGAAGCCAACACGGGGTCAACGATAGAATCAGGGTCCTGCAACACACCAGTTGCACGAACCTCTTCCAGCATCTGGTTTACCTCAGCCTGAACCTCTGGATCGGTGAGGGTTTTTCCTTCCGGTGCCTGGATAACTACCGAGCCAGTTGGCGCTGACGTTGCATCGTCTGAGCCAGGGAAGCGTTCCTGCATCTTTTCCATGGTTGTGACCGAATCGAGGCCAGGAATGGAAAAGCTACTCGACGTTGGCTTGGCATACAGGCCAGCCAAAGTTGTTATGCCGATCAGAATGACCAGCCAGACCGCAAGAAAGGGCCACTTCTTTTGATAGGCCGTAGAGCCTAACTTATAGAGGAATTTTGCCACAATTGTCCTTTAAAGATTGGAGAGGTTGTTTTACTTCTGCCGTTGCTGAAATGAGTTGCGAGAAATGGATGGAATTTTTCGCAGACAAGGAAATTTTGCGCAACGTGTGCAAGTTTAGCTTTGTGCAAGGGCTGGTTTAAAGCTCAGATGGAGCAATGTGTCCAATGGCGGTTTCGGGATGGATTGTGGGGTAAATCTCGATTTTGCAGGACAAGCATACTGTTTTCGATCTATGCTGTGGTCATGACTCAAAACACGCCAGGATTCATTGCAACAGCAGACCTCGTAGACATCATCGGTGACGACGCGCAATCATGCGATACCCAATTTCAAGACCTTGGAGGACTGAAAGAATTCCACGGAACGATCACCACTGTGAAATGCCTTCAAGACAACGCGCTGCTGAAATCCATCTTGAGTGAGGACAACCCTGGGGGAGTACTGGTTATCGACGGTGATGCCTCCGTGCACACTGCACTAGTCGGCGACATTATTGCCGGTCTTGGAAAGGAACACGGTTGGTCTGGAGTAATTGTCAACGGCGCAATCCGCGACTCCGCAGTCATCGGCACCATGGACTTCGGCTGCAAAGCGCTCGGAACCAACCCGCGGAAATCAACCAAAACCGGATCAGGAGACCGGGACGTAGTGGTCTCGATCGGTGGCATCGACTTCATTCCCGGACATTACGTTTACGCAGATTCTGATGGAATTATTGTTACTGAAGCGCCAGTGGAGCAGTAGTTTGTTTGACGGGTAATTTGTTTAGGCGGTAACACAATTGGGGATTGTGGCCGATTCTTCAAGCAAGGGTAATGTCGAAATGTCTAAGCAGCTCGACTTGTATATCCCTGCTTGAACCTAAAAACTGCCGTCGATCAAAGGTGTCCCAATTGTTTCATGCCGTGAGTTTCGCTCTATTGGACTCAGTAAATGTCCTGCTCATTGGCATAATTGTTGCAATTGCCGCACTTTTGCCCCGGAAGGGAAAATATGGGCCAATCGCTACGCTGTTAGTTGCAGGCGACTGGCTCGGCGTTTTCCTCCTCAGTATCTTGGTGATGCTCGTCTTCGATGGCCTTGAGGGGGTAGTTCAAGGCTTTCTCGACTCAATTTGGTTTGGTCTCATACTTCTTGCAACCGGTATCGTTTCTTTCATAGCCACTCTGGTGTCCAAAACTGACAGCACTAGAAAACTTGATGGATTCCTGGCACCAGTAAAAACCCCAAGCTGGAAAACCGTTGGAGCTGGACTAATTTTGGGAATTGTCCAGTCCGCGACATCACTTCCGTTTTATGCCGGGCTTGGATACTTAAGTGTTGGAAACTTTGGCCCAGCAATTCAATATGGCGGACTCGTGGTCTATGCGACCTTAGCGTTGAGCTTGCCGATTAT
Above is a genomic segment from Corynebacterium suranareeae containing:
- the ppk2 gene encoding polyphosphate kinase 2, which codes for MGKKTEGQELPEFRKNPPKLDKKAYEKELKRLQAELVDLQQWVVETGARVVIVMEGRDAAGKGSAIKRITQYLNPRSARIEALPTPNSREKGQWYFQRYIEKLPTAGEIVIFDRSWYNRAGVERVMGFCTSQEYRRFLHQAPIFERLLVEDGIHLRKYWFSVSDEEQIERFQDRLSDPLRRWKLSPMDLQSITRWEDYSRAKDEMFIHTDIPSAPWYTVESEDKKRSRINVISHLLSTIPYEKIDRPLPEIPHRPDSESDYVRPPRDEFRYVPDVAAHLEEKRIQKEEKSKKKDSEKGKGKKKSKK
- a CDS encoding Cof-type HAD-IIB family hydrolase, translating into MDFRLVATDMDGTLLNTHHEVPEKFWDILKQMREKGIAFAPASGRQLATLQKQFQHVGEPISYIAENGTVVAHNGEIISLTTLDNDTVHSIIDAVRASEIDMGVVVCRPERAYVERNDDAFRAEGLKYYVSIEEVKDLHEAVNNEVIKVAIFTFQDAEKDCAPIIRAAAPNANVVVSGQHWVDVMDPSANKGQALAKLRDALGLEESQTLVFGDYLNDTELIKAAGKSYAMSNAHPDILELADEIAPSNVDEGVVVVLDKLLNS
- a CDS encoding enoyl-CoA hydratase/isomerase family protein, encoding MTQVVNTFIQQSTGVVELNRPKALNSLNQEMIDIVSKALDAWVDVDQVKQVLIYSTSERAFCAGGDVRAVRESVLNGDVAAGDKYFTDEFVMNNVLGTYPKPVISVINGVAMGGGLGISIHGSHRIITGNAFASMPEMAIGYVPDVGFTYFAQRASSLAVATFLATTGWLMSPADMLWAGVATHYIDAENTQVFIDTVIGDSLDAALEKFSTQPKDSSELAGLTSQIEETFGLSSWALIDASLRSHPDQSFVSKTRELLASAAPASVVATVKLMHQNSKATTLREGLDNELAMSLFMIRQPDFVEGVRAVLVDKDRNASFTPDNFEDVDESQFIK
- a CDS encoding DUF6882 domain-containing protein: MEIPRPTSLIDVITDGVLGQSCIDQAFAAQLGRVTGVEFNLSDDATSANVRINRAAGAHFDTTGEVIAWIDGQELEWVSTRGQDLSIPELHGVQPLHDDLITAARTLYNNAPAFIAPLCNGRSALVIINHTPKLDDARRGLIEALPRLRPGMDHKRALSSFAAFRNLGIRFEHNRIAFSDGTSILLQEGQIIEITGGLGLRDVRADAAFMSAEHQLLFDAISSSHNVTFNSDTNVATVENEHQVRALPLAVIDGSRWVWAWSLRELDGQATAGLARFGYDNGLLLLTNPEITVDQAQAFDLIDVAKQVLRVWTHAVVRQEDGTAVVLLLDHPRLHLPPASHAAVEATLYHRLPSDIDARRAVASYAAHRELPFDGFAITVEGQQINVTFEGDRLIKVG
- a CDS encoding alpha/beta hydrolase; this translates as MRKGKSSVLSVAVACSIGFGMTLAGTGVATAQEAAYDYGMDPSMNYNPIDDIKDRPEGLTNLPYFGSKLTSWGSSDASASSGFVTSARPQYTDPRYPDGKDALPKATIDMNPEVLARLERFVGVDGDRIRQINAYSPSMGRTIPLVWVVPEDTSVPRPTVYALGGGDGGQGGQNWVSSTDLDELTSENNLNLILPMLGSYSFFADWVGESEDMGGAQQWETFLTHELPEPLEAAIGGDGQRSILGMSMSGGSVLNFATHNPNFYSSVGSFSGCAETNSWMGRRGIAATAYNGNVVPEQIFGEVDSDYSRYNDPLLNAAKLEEQDNLYIFSGSGIFSEIDVIGDNAPIDEDAFKNRVLVGFEIEAMSNTCTHNLKAATDQMGIENINYDFRPTGTHSWDYWNEALHRFYPLMMQGFGLDGGPIPTYNPNGVTSSESSSELSSDVSLGTVIGSATGSSQSSEVGSSVREVIAGSSGSSQSAGSFYE
- a CDS encoding TetR/AcrR family transcriptional regulator, which codes for MQVSGLRETKKAATRAALSRAAAKIALFDGPEALTVASIAAAAGVSPRTFHNYFQSREDALFEFMVIRVQELTAQLDKLPVELDPRDAIEQLVVTHLRDGDSELNSFSAMFRIGEILETLESTTCSLDRDVLIDPLVKFLRARDPHLDEFDAAILIHLNAAAIATSLQTFYRHPEPRDVEDGVALIRRACSWIKR
- a CDS encoding MMPL family transporter produces the protein MAKFLYKLGSTAYQKKWPFLAVWLVILIGITTLAGLYAKPTSSSFSIPGLDSVTTMEKMQERFPGSDDATSAPTGSVVIQAPEGKTLTDPEVQAEVNQMLEEVRATGVLQDPDSIVDPVLASQGLAAQMTPALEAQGVPAEKIAADIEAVSPLSPDETTGIISMTFDADTAMDVSVEDREKVTNILDEYDDGDLTVVYNGNVFGAAATSLNMTSELIGLLVAAVVLIVTFGSFIAAGMPLISAIIGVGIGIMGIQLATAFTDSVNDMTPTLASMIGLAVGIDYALFIVSRFRNELISQTGSNDLEPKELAQRLRTMPLATRAHAMGMAVGTAGSAVVFAGTTVLIALVALSIINIPFLTVMAIAAAITVAIAVLVALTFLPALLGLLSTRIFAARVPGPKVPDPEDEKPTMGLKWVRLVRKMPVAYLLVGVVLLGAIAIPATNMRLAMPTDGTATLGSAPRTAYDLTADAFGPGRNAPMIALVDATNVSEEERPLVYGQAVEQFLNTDGVKNAQITQTTENFDTAQILITPEFDAIDERTSDTLATLRADVQSFEDETGATYGVTGVTPIYDDISERLGDVLVPYVLIVLVLAFLVLLLVFRSIWVPLIAALGFGLSVIATFGATVAIFQEGAFGLINDPQPLLSFLPIMLIGLVFGLAMDYQIFLVTRMREGFTKGKTAGNATSNGFKHGARVVTAAALIMVSVFAAFMAQDMAFIKTMGFALAVAVFFDAFIVRMMIIPATMFLLDDKAWWLPKWLDKILPNVDVEGEGLTELDETRTKELKENAGVGA
- the rraA gene encoding ribonuclease E activity regulator RraA, whose product is MVMTQNTPGFIATADLVDIIGDDAQSCDTQFQDLGGLKEFHGTITTVKCLQDNALLKSILSEDNPGGVLVIDGDASVHTALVGDIIAGLGKEHGWSGVIVNGAIRDSAVIGTMDFGCKALGTNPRKSTKTGSGDRDVVVSIGGIDFIPGHYVYADSDGIIVTEAPVEQ